The Fusobacterium pseudoperiodonticum DNA window CAAAGGGACTTGGTTAGAATTTGAAACGGATAAAAATGACTTTTTAAGTGTAAAAATAGATAGAAAGAAAAAAGTTTTAGCAACTGTATTTTTAAAAGCAGTAGATTTCTTTAAAGATAACAAAGAAATCATAGAACATTTCTTAGAAGCTAAAGAATTAAACTTAAAGTCATTATATAAGAAATATGCAAAAGAACCTGAAGAATTATTAAATGTTTTAAAACAAGAACTAGAAGGTTCATTAGTTAAAGAAGATATCTTAGATGAAGAAACAGGGGAATTTATAGCAGAAACAGAAGCTACAATAACTGAAGAACTTATCAATATTTTAATAGAAAACAAAATAGAAACTATTTCTTATTGGTTTGTTGGACCTGAAGATAAATTACTTGCTAATACTTTAGCAAATGATGAAACTTTAACAGAAGAACAAGCAGTTGTTGAAGTATTCAAAAAATTAAGACCAGGAGATCAAGTAACTATTGATTCAGCTAGAAGTTTAATCAGACAAATGTTCTTTAACCCACAAAGATATGACTTAGAACCTGTGGGAAGATACAAGATGAACAAAAGATTAAAACTTGATGTAGCAGATGATCAAATTTCATTAACTAAAGAAGATGTTTTAGGAACAATGAAATATGTTACTGACCTTTATAATGGTGATCAAAATGTTCATACAGATGATATAGATAACTTATCTAACAGACGTATTAGAGGGGTTGGAGAATTACTTCTTATGCAAATCAAAACAGGGCTTGCTAAGATGAATAAAATGGTTAAGGAAAAAATGACTACTCAAGATATTGAAACAGTTAGCCCTCAATCATTATTAAATACTAGACCTTTAAATGCTCTAATACAAGATTTCTTTGGTTCTGGACAATTATCACAATTCATGGACCAATCAAATCCTCTAGCTGAATTAACTCATAAGAGAAGAATATCAGCTCTAGGGCCTGGAGGACTTTCAAGAGAAAGAGCAGGGTTCGAAGTAAGAGACGTTCACGATTCTCACTATGGAAGAATCTGTCCAATAGAAACACCAGAAGGACCAAACATTGGACTTATTGGATCTCTTGCAACTTATGCAAAGATTAATAAATATGGATTCATAGAAACTCCATATGTAAAAGTAGAAAATGGAGTAGCTTTAGTTGATGATGTTCGTTATCTTGCAGCTGATGAAGAAGATGGATTATTCATAGCTCAAGCCGATACAAAATTAGGTAAAGGTAATAAATTACAAGGTTTAGTAGTTTGTAGATATGGACATGAAATCGTTGAAATAGAACCTGAAAGAGTAAACTATATGGACGTTTCTCCTAAACAAGTGGTATCTGTATCAGCAGGTTTAATACCATTCTTAGAACACGATGACGCCAACAGAGCACTGATGGGATCTAACATGCAAAGACAAGCAGTTCCTCTATTAAGACCAGAAGCTCCTTTTATAGGAACAGGGCTTGAAAGAAAAGTTGCAGTTGACTCAGGAGCAGTAGTTACAACAAAAGTAGCAGGAAAAGTTATTTATGTTGATGGTAAAAAGATAGTAATTGAAGATGCAGATAAAAAAGAACATACATATAGACTTTTAAATTATGAAAGATCTAACCAATCAATGTGTTTACATCAAACACCTTTAGTTGATTTAGGTGATGTTGTAAAAGCAGGAGATATCATTGCTGATGGACCTGCAACTAAGTCAGGAGACCTAGCTCTAGGTAGAAATATTCTTATGGGATTCATGCCTTGGGAAGGATATAACTACGAAGATGCGATCTTAATATCTGATAGACTTAGAAAAGAAGATGTATTTACTTCTATACATATAGAAGAATATGAAATAGATGCAAGAGCTACAAAATTAGGTGATGAAGAAATAACAAGAGAAATCCCTAATGTGTCAGAAAGTGCATTAAGAAACTTAGATGAAAACGGAATAATCATGATAGGTTCAGAAGTTGGACCTGGAGATATATTAGTTGGAAAAACAGCTCCTAAGGGAGAAACTGAACCACCTGCTGAAGAAAAACTTTTAAGAGCTATATTTGGAGAAAAAGCAAGAGATGTAAGAGATACATCGCTTACTATGCCTCATGGTTCTAAAGGGGTTGTCGTTGATATCCTTGAACTTTCAAGAGAAAATGGAGATGAACTAAAAGCAGGAGTAAACAAATCTATTAGAGTTTTAGTTGCTGAAAAACGTAAGATAACTGTAGGGGATAAAATGTCAGGAAGACACGGAAACAAAGGGGTTGTTTCAAGAGTATTACCTGCAGAAGATATGCCATTCTTAGAAGATGGAACACACTTAGACGTTGTATTAAACCCTCTAGGAGTACCATCTCGTATGAACATAGGACAAGTACTAGAAGTACACTTAGGTATGGCAATGAGAACTTTAAATGGAGGAACTTGTATAGCTACACCAGTATTCGATGGAGCAACAGAAGAACAAGTTAAAGATTACCTTGAAAAACAAGGATTCCCAAGAACAGGAAAAGTAACATTATACGATGGAAGAACTGGAGAAAAGTTTGATAATAAAGTTACAGTTGGAATCATGTATATGTTAAAATTACACCATCTTGTTGAAGATAAAATGCATGCGAGAGCAATAGGACCTTATTCGTTAGTAACACAACAACCTCTTGGAGGTAAGGCACAATTCGGTGGACAAAGACTTGGGGAAATGGAAGTTTGGGCTTTAGAAGCATATGGAGCATCAAATATACTTCAAGAAATGTTAACAGTTAAATCAGATGATATTACAGGAAGAACTAAAACTTATGAAGCAATAATCAAAGGTGAAGCTATGCCTGAATCTGATTTACCAGAATCATTCAAAGTTCTATTAAAAGAGTTCCAAGCATTGGCACTTGATATAGAGTTATGTGATGATGAAGATAATGTCATAAATGTTGATGAAGAAGTTGAAGTTGAAGAAACTCCAACAGAATATTCACCACAATATGAAATAGATACATTTGGACTTCATGAAATAGATGAAGATGCTGAAGATGTTGAAGATTTAGAATAGTTAGATGATGTTTCATTAAGGAGGATATGTATTTAATGGGAATAAGAAGTTTTGATAAAATTAGAATAAAATTAGCCTCTCCTGAAAAAATATTAGAATGGTCTCATGGGGAAGTAACAAAACCTGAGACTATCAATTATAGAACTTTGAATCCAGAAAAAGATGGATTGTTTTGTGAAGTAATATTTGGGCCAACAAAGGATTGGGAATGCTCTTGTGGAAAATATAAGAGAATGAGATATAAAGGCCTAGTTTGTGAAAAATGTGGAGTAGAAGTAACAAGAGCTAAGGTTAGAAGAGAAAGAATGGGACATATAACTCTAGCTTCTCCTGTATCTCATATTTGGTATTCTAAAGGAAGTCCAAATAAGATGTCTTTAATTATTGGTATTTCTTCTAAAGAATTGGAATCAATTTTATATTTTGCAAGATATATAGTAACTTCAAGTGAAGAAGATTCTATAAAAGTTGGAAAAATATTAACTGAAAAAGAATATAAATTATTAAAGCAAACATACCCAAATAAGTTTGAAGCTTATATGGGAGCTGATGGAATTTTAAAACTTTTAACAGCTATTGATTTAGAAGCTTTAAGAGATGAGCTAGAAAATGAATTAATAGATGTAAATTCTGCTCAAAAGAGAAAGAAATTAGTAAAGAGATTAAAAATAGTTAGAGATTTCATTTCATCAGGAAATAGACCTGAATGGATGATACTTACAAATGTTCCAGTAATTCCAGCTGAACTAAGACCAATGGTTCAACTTGATGGAGGAAGATTTGCAACATCTGACCTAAACGATCTATATAGAAGAGTAATAAACAGAAATAACAGACTTAAAAAATTATTAGAAATAAAAGCTCCAGAAATTGTTGTAAAGAATGAAAAAAGAATGTTACAAGAA harbors:
- the rpoB gene encoding DNA-directed RNA polymerase subunit beta codes for the protein MQKLIERLDFGKIKARGSMPHFLEFQLNSYEDFLQTNMSPNKREDKGFELAFKEVFPIESSNGDVRLEYIGYELHEAEAPLNDELECKRRGKTYSNSLKVRLRLINKKMGNEIQESLVYFGEVPKMTERATFIINGAERVVVSQLHRSPGVSFSKEVNTQTGKDLFSGKIIPYKGTWLEFETDKNDFLSVKIDRKKKVLATVFLKAVDFFKDNKEIIEHFLEAKELNLKSLYKKYAKEPEELLNVLKQELEGSLVKEDILDEETGEFIAETEATITEELINILIENKIETISYWFVGPEDKLLANTLANDETLTEEQAVVEVFKKLRPGDQVTIDSARSLIRQMFFNPQRYDLEPVGRYKMNKRLKLDVADDQISLTKEDVLGTMKYVTDLYNGDQNVHTDDIDNLSNRRIRGVGELLLMQIKTGLAKMNKMVKEKMTTQDIETVSPQSLLNTRPLNALIQDFFGSGQLSQFMDQSNPLAELTHKRRISALGPGGLSRERAGFEVRDVHDSHYGRICPIETPEGPNIGLIGSLATYAKINKYGFIETPYVKVENGVALVDDVRYLAADEEDGLFIAQADTKLGKGNKLQGLVVCRYGHEIVEIEPERVNYMDVSPKQVVSVSAGLIPFLEHDDANRALMGSNMQRQAVPLLRPEAPFIGTGLERKVAVDSGAVVTTKVAGKVIYVDGKKIVIEDADKKEHTYRLLNYERSNQSMCLHQTPLVDLGDVVKAGDIIADGPATKSGDLALGRNILMGFMPWEGYNYEDAILISDRLRKEDVFTSIHIEEYEIDARATKLGDEEITREIPNVSESALRNLDENGIIMIGSEVGPGDILVGKTAPKGETEPPAEEKLLRAIFGEKARDVRDTSLTMPHGSKGVVVDILELSRENGDELKAGVNKSIRVLVAEKRKITVGDKMSGRHGNKGVVSRVLPAEDMPFLEDGTHLDVVLNPLGVPSRMNIGQVLEVHLGMAMRTLNGGTCIATPVFDGATEEQVKDYLEKQGFPRTGKVTLYDGRTGEKFDNKVTVGIMYMLKLHHLVEDKMHARAIGPYSLVTQQPLGGKAQFGGQRLGEMEVWALEAYGASNILQEMLTVKSDDITGRTKTYEAIIKGEAMPESDLPESFKVLLKEFQALALDIELCDDEDNVINVDEEVEVEETPTEYSPQYEIDTFGLHEIDEDAEDVEDLE